In Pelodiscus sinensis isolate JC-2024 chromosome 19, ASM4963464v1, whole genome shotgun sequence, the DNA window GGAGAGGCTTTGGGAGCAGGAACTATGGGTTCTGCCCTGGCTGCGGTGCAGACAGCTTTAgtcatggcccagcaggactgcaGGGTCCTAGGTGTTGTACGTTATCTATTAGGAGGATTACACTGGCACCAAGGAGCCCCCGGCAGGCCCCAGGGTCCTGttgcgctaggcgctgtacaattTAAACACGGACCAAAAAGACGGTTCCTGCCCCGTTGAAGTTACTGGTTTGAGTAGCCCCGACCTTGGTGCGAATTGGCCTAGCTCCACGGAAGCTGCACCGCCACTGCGGGCGTCAATATTGGACCGGTTTGGCCGAGCTCCACAAGGGAAACACACGGGCCTCCTGGCAGGCCTGGACCCTTCTGCTGCAAAAACGCAGCCGGCGCAGAGAAAATCTCCTTTTCGCCCCCAGCAGGACGGGGTCTCTGACACACGGCGAAGCAGTTCCCACCCCACCCAGCTGAGGACAGTGGGGTGGGGCGAGGTGCTAGACAGTTTGCTGCACTCGCAGGCACCATGGCACGTTTGCCAAAAGCatctcctccctccttctccccttcccccccgcaacAGCTTTCCGGGGGGGGAGACTTTTCTGAGCTGGGTGCAGCGAAGCGAAGCAGAGGGGGGCGGAAACGAGACCGAAAGGAAACAGAGAAATGAAATAGCCGTCCGGAGGAAAGTGCAGGCGAGACCCAGCGGGGGAGAGTGGAAGGAAGTGGTGACGGGGGAAAGGGAGGGTGGGGACAGCGAGGGGCAAATGGAACCGGGGCGTAACAGAGTGGGGGGGACCCGCGGGATGAGGGTGGAATGGCACAAAGTTGGGAGGGAAGATGAATGGGGCAGTATCAGCCGCTGACCCCGCTCCCGCTCCACCGGGCTCCACTCGCAAAGCACCGACCGAGAGCCGGCTCCCGATTTCGAAGCCGCTCTGGGCTGTTGGGAGCCAGGCCCCCTGCTCGGCCGGCgcttggctgggggcagagagccgAGCCCGGGGCGGATCTCACAGCTGGGCCTTTGTTGGTTTGTTTCCTTTGCAGACCGGAAACATAACGCCGAGAAGCCAGCGGCTCATGTCATAGGTAGGTCGGAGCCCCCCGACATCGCCTGCTGCCTCGGGGCTTACAGCCGAGgactcccagctctgggaggggagcggagtCCAGCTGTAGGGACCGTGGGGGGCAGGATTCTGGGGTTCTCTTCCCAGCGCTGGGCGTAGGGTGACCCTATTCCCCCGTTCTGACTGGGGACACCTGCTAAGTGTATCTGTATCCAGGCAAATTCCATGGGATTCTGGACCGAACCCCCTGAAAAAGAACCGCAGCCGAGACGGATTCTTTTtagcctccttcccctctctgaggCTTTGGGGTTCGCCCCAGGAGGGATAACGCCAGGGCCCTGCCTACGGGAGGGGGGTGGATGCTCCCACCACCTCGTGCCCCCATTCCACCCCGTCCCCCAAGCCCGCTCCCCGAGAGAGGCTCCGGCCGGGTCCCTCCGTATTCCACTGCCAACACGGGGACGGGGGGTGGCTGACCACCCTGCCTGGGCCCCCAGGATGGAGCGGCCTCTCCCGGTGCCTGGCATCGCGTCTGTCTGAGACACGGGGTGCAGGGAGCACACAGGGTCACGTGCCCGTCCCCCCCGGATTCCTGCCAGGGCTCACACCAGGAggcggccagcagcaggggaggggcgggagctgctccCAGCCGAGGGGGAAGGCAGGACCGgcccatgtctttgcagagctcgGCTCTTCCCCCCCTCGCACTCCCCCCCTCGCTGCTTGCCTCTTCCTTCCTGCACCGTGTCAGCAAGCAGCAAagagctccaggctgctgctggccggcaccatcaccccgccccctcctgtcGGCCCCCCCAGCGGCAGCGTgggcaggaaagggttaagcCCTGAGGCTGCCGTGGGCACCAGGGAACCTGGCTGCAGGCCCACACTGAGCAGGGTGCTAGGCCTGGGGGCAGCCCTGCactcccgggggggggagagctggtgAAGAGGGTGCGAGGCCCCAGCGCCCCAGGCCGCAGGGGGGTGGGACTCCCCAGGGTGCTGGCCCagctagaggcagtgggggggcgggTTGGGGGGGAGCTGAGCGCGCCCACCGGGGGCGGGTTCTCCGCACAGCGCAGGGAGGGGGATCCCCCATGGCGGGGGGGCGGAGCAGTGGGCTGCGAGGGGCACCGAGGGAcaggacggggaggggggagcatgtCCAGGCCCGACGGGTAGGCAGCGGAGGTGACCGCCAGGGCTGGGCAGAAACGGGGCGGAGCCTGGGCAGCCGATATGCTAATGACCTCGtgaaccaccagcctggccccgcccccagaaccTAGGCATTctggggcggagtgttgctgcccggAGCTGCATGCCCACCTGCCCCCTCGGAGGCAGCTTAGCTCCCATGGGGGGTGGGGCCCAGCGGaagggggcggggttgggggcttGCTTCCCCCAGTCCTACCTTCGCTGACTGCccatggggcaggatgggggcaggaccCTGCTGGCCTGGAGCCAGCACTCAGCAGGGGGAACAACCAGCCCTAtgcactgcctctcccccctcccccctctgcctctccccccacccgtATCATCAGCCGCAGGACCTACCAGCGCTGACGTGGGGAGGCAGAAAACACAGGACACTTtgccctttttaaagaaaaagtcgGGACAGCGGCAGGAGGGCTTAAGAGCGGGGTTGTCTCTTTAAAAACGGGAtgtctggtcaccccatctgggagggcagtggtgcccagtggttagagcatagGTGTGGGGTAAGAACCgctgggttctatccccagctctggaagggcagtggggtccagtggttagagctggaGGGGGCGTTCAGGACTCTTGtgttctatccccagctctgaaagggcagtggggcctagtggttagagtggaggGGGTCAGGACTCTTGTGTTCTACCCCCAGCTCTGGAAGGGCAGTAGGGCCCAGTGCttagagtggggggtgggggtcaggactctTGTGTTCTACCCCCAGCTCTGGAAGGGCAGTGGGGCCCAGTGCTTAGATCTgcggagggtggggtgggggtcaggactcctgggttctatccccccccggaagggcagtggggcccagtggttagtgctgtgggggtcaggactcctgggtcctatcCCCAGCTCCGCCTCCTTCGGGGCACAGGCCTGACGTGTGTGGCCATGGTCTTCTCCAGGTGCGGCCTTCACCACCACTACGAACAGCTCTCTGCAGTGGGAGCCTAGCAAGGACCTGGCTTTCCTGCACGACGTGGAGTACCAGGCCGGCGCCCTCGTCTGCGTCAAGCCCGGCTACTATTACATCTACTCCAAGCTGCAGCTAAGGGTGCAGAGCTGCTCCCAGCAGGGCCAGAACTCCTTCCTCATCCACAGCATCTACAAGAAGACCCCCAGGTACCCCGAGGAGATGAAGCTGATGGAGAACCTCGTCTCTTACTGCGACCGGAAGGACGCCGGGTTCTGGCAGGACGGCAGCTTCCTGGGCGGCCTTTTCCACCTGGAGGAGAAGGATCGGGTGTACGTCAACGCCTCGCAGAGACAGGTGGTGCAGGTCAAAGACGGGACGAGGTCTTATTTCGGCATCTTCATGATCTGAGCTCCGGCCCGGAGCCGCGCCCAGTGGCCTTTGGACTGAGGGTTTTCACCTGCCACTGACGTCGGTTTCCTACACGGACCGTGGCTCTGACCCGGTACGACCGCGCCTGGCCCGTCTCCCGCCTGGATCTAGCTCCTCGGCGGAGGAAGGTCACCGGCAGGGGCGGGACGTAGAGCttggaaggaggaaggaggggcTTTCAGGCGAGGGGGTGTCCTCGCTCTGCGGCTGAGTGGTCGTGTGACCTCAGGGCCGATCTCTTCTCGCTGGGTGACCTGCTTTCCCCATCTGGGCATGAAATTAGCCACCTCACAAGGAGGCCCCGAGGCAAGCGCTGCCTGGAGTGCTCCGGACAGAAGATGAGCTGGTGGGCAgcaggatctggggggggggggggggctgaaccgCACGTCCATTCGCCTGGgttcacccccagctctgccgcccACTGGCTGCAACACCCTGAGCACGGCCACtctgtctccccttccctccaggtCTAGGTCCCTCCCCTTTAGCCAGGCCAAGGGGATTTCCAAATCGCCTTGAAAGCCAAGACGAGCTTTAAAGGTGGCGAGGCAAAGACACTGACCGGCACCGGGGCCTTGCGTGTCACCTGCAGGTCGCCAACGCTCAGCCACAGCCCGCCAGAGAGACTCTGCAGAGCCAGACTTTccgtcagctggccgggcgcggGTGGGCGGGAGATGTGCTGAACCGGCTGGCAGCCCCGCTTAGCAACTGATCCTGCTTGACGGGGTCACATCCTACTCATGGGGATCCTGATCCTGATTGCTCCCTTTGAGGGTCTGGCCCAGGGAGAGCTGCCAAGAGCCACCCCCTCAGCTGGAGCCTACCCCTGCTGAGGATCGAGCCCGCGCTACGTAGCCCTGCGTCTCCACCCTTGGCGAGGACGGGCCCGGGGCAGCGCGAATCCGGGGGGACGTCACCgacggacagacggggggagAAGTCTGCGTAACGGGACCCTGATTCCCAGCTGGGAGAAGTTCGCGTCGATCCATCAGGGTCCGTGATGCTGATCTCCACCCCGGCGAGTGGGCCCCGCATGAATCCCCCAGtccctgcgctgctctgtgtgccGGGAATGTATGTAAGTGTGTGCGCCTATTTATTTTACAATGACTATTCCCTGATATTCAGGGAGCCGCTGTTTCGAATGGTTATTTATCCATTACCCCAGGGCCACTGGGCATgtgcgggggcgggaggaggcagaatttggggtttggtttttttatgtttCGATGGATAATAGTGATTGAAATTGGCACCGTTATGGGTCACTTCTGCCCCTCCTCTTCTGACCAGTCTGGATTttcttggctgggggaggcattcgggggggaggggggacagataattatttaatgaaggcagaggtggggaagccAGCCCTTCCGGCTTTGTAACCTGTTCAAACACCAATTGTTAAACATGGTGTGTCAAAGTGTACAAAGTAAATGGCCATAAACCCAACCCCCGCGCGTTCTCCCGCAGcgttttttcttactttgcctatctgtacaTTTCTGTTACTGCCCCGTGTCAGTGTGTGGGCGTGTCGGGTGAAATTGACATTGACTGACCCCACTAGAATTCTAACCCTGTAAGCCTAGTCCACGGGAggctaggacagtggttctcaaatgttgTGGCCCGTGGCCCAGCCCACTCAACGCAGGCCTTTCcgcggaccaccagccaaccacccatgctGACaaaaggggtgcaggagggactgggggtgcgaggtctgggtgggagccaGGGTGCGGGAGGGGATCTGGCCAggaggtcgggtgcaggagcaggctgggggagtgaGGTCTCGGCGGGAGGGGTGTTTGTGACGAGGAGGGGGGCGCTGACCTGGCTCTCAGCgagccccccaccgctcccaggcacttccctctgctgctcccattggctgcgattccagccaatgggagcagcgaggAAACCAGACAAGCAGTTTTCCACACTGCCATTCCTCCAGCCGCCAGGGAAAGGGGCAGCTCCCCCTGGAAGcgggatctggcccatgggactTGGCACTTTccttgcggggtggggggaggtctggagcaccagtgtaggctccctgctgggagaaggggagccCCAGACCCATGATCATACAGTGCAGCCCCATTCCCTTCCTGGGCTCtgagcactctggggaggggccagcactGACAGATggggggggatggagagagggctGAGAGATGAGCGGTGGGATTCTGGGCTAATAGGCTGCAATGCCTGGGTCTGGGGGGAAGCCCGGTCTTAATACGCGCCAGGGCTGAGAGCGGGGGCCGGTGGGTTGCAGTGAGAGCGAACGTTGGATACAAACTTGGTGTCTGCGTCCGCGTCTGCAAAATGAGCCATGGGCATAAAGCAGACACCCGCAAATGTGCCAagatcctcccctccctcccggcaCTGGAAGGCTGTGAACAGCTGATGCGCCGTGTTCCAGTCGTGGACAGGAGGGGGTACAGAGAGCACATCGGGTGCTCCGAAagtgctgggcgggagggggaggagcaggaagtgggGGGCTCCGGTGCCCCGGTGCGGGAGAGGcgcgtgggggagagggcaggtgtAAATCAGCTGGAGTAAATCAACGTTGCGCCATTGACTGCGCCCATTTCCACCGTGAGCCGGAGTCAGATCGGACACTGGGTCCCTGAGGATAACCTGCCCTTTCACTGACCCCAGTTTGAGGTGACATCGCTGAAGTCGACGGTTACTGACCCACATCGACGGTTACTGACCCACATCAACGGTTACTGACCCACACCAGCAAAACCGAGGTGCCCCTGGGATTCGTGGGAGAAGAGAATTTGCCCTGCCGCACAGATGGCTCTTTCCCCcggctctgcagagcggccccctctggggtggggcccacGGCAGCATCCAGCAATGCTCCAGGGCAGGAAAGTCCAAGTGAGGGGGGCGCTTCGAACGAGGCCGAGTGGAAATACCTGGGGTGGCTTTCGGCCAGGGAGCGGAGAGTCGGCGCCCCCACAACCGCACCGTAGGAAGTTTTACTGAGCACAAGTGGTCGGGGGCTGGGCTTTACACCTCCTCCAAAACGCTGCTTCTCTCGCCACCACGCCGGGGCCCTGGGTTCTGTGCTGAGTCAGGGGAAACCACCCACCCCAGGTCTCTGCGGTGGGCTCCATCCGAGCATGCATAAGACAGAAGCCTGCTTAGTTCACGAGAACCTCAGCTCTCTGGGGACCACTCTAAAGCGTCTCAGCCAGgaccaggcctctgggcaaatgagggaaggctgaaggaattgggtttgtttagttgagaaaagagaagactgaggggggacatgagagctgttttcaggtatctaaaaaggtgtcataaggaaaCAGAAAACTTGTTCAatttggcctctggggatagaacaagaagcaatgggcttaaactgcagcaagggaggtttaggttggacattaggaaaaagttcctaactgtcagggtggtcaaacactggaataaattgcccagggaggctgtggaatccccatctctggagatatttaagagcaggttagagaaatgtctatcagggatggtgtagatggagcttggtcctgccttgagggcggggggctggactcgatgacccctcgaggtcccttccagtccttggattctatgattctatgattcaaacaGCTGAACTGGTGCAGAGCGAAAAAACGTAACGgtccttagagagtaacaaaaaatgtggctggtgtcatgagctttcgtgggcacagcccacttcttccgaCGACTGGAGTTAAGGAgtccaggttccaaataaatagcagggaaagagaggggtgaggtagggggagagaaagaaagaaaaagatgggggaaaagaaggaaaaaattgtcaattagagcagtgtttctcaaccagtggtacgagtacctttaggggtattcgagagaagtcgggggggggggggaagctgcatTTGTGTTGTAAGTTTcacagagctttattatttttgtacttttgacacccaaaaatgccatcgccctcCCAGctataattaagttgtttaaacaaatgcgttacaatggtagaaaaaaatggtgtgtctgaaactgtaggtgctggggggtacttatcatttttaaagggtttttttttataaaacaaaggttgagaaatacGGAATTAGAGCATCCATGCTAAATGAAACTGATAGAGCGGATGCAAAGCTCTTAAGTACCCGGTGCTTGGCTTTCTATGTcagtaggatgtggaaggtagcggGCCATCCACCCAAGGTCTttgtttagaccagtggttcccaaattttttggcatcacacccccctttttgatttttgagaaaccctccccctcccccaaaaaacagcagcaaaacttgttgagcaaaaaaaaaaaaagtgccctgCCCTTTTAAagtggc includes these proteins:
- the TNFSF14 gene encoding tumor necrosis factor ligand superfamily member 14, producing MGEGVVYPSVFVVDSQQHGVPFVPPMRGRRRACRHGQVFLAALVSLALAGVATEGYFLFRFQRELAKAASQVGGEAGPVSEKSIQDRKHNAEKPAAHVIGAAFTTTTNSSLQWEPSKDLAFLHDVEYQAGALVCVKPGYYYIYSKLQLRVQSCSQQGQNSFLIHSIYKKTPRYPEEMKLMENLVSYCDRKDAGFWQDGSFLGGLFHLEEKDRVYVNASQRQVVQVKDGTRSYFGIFMI